TTTAGTCTTGCAGTGGCTTGAGggacagggacatgctacagtacagtttcgttCCTTATCTCTTAGGAATGGGCCTAGATACAGAATAACCAGTTAAAGGCGTGAATTTAATGCTGATTTTAGCTAAGGAACAACaaccacttcctctctccctctctccagtgtaGGCAAATCCGCAGAATGTTGGCAAAGAAGCCAAGCCTGAACGTGAGTGGATGACTCAACCTAGAATGGAGGTAAGCGGTCGGGCAACGTCGCATAATTGACATGGACTTGCCAATGTTATCAGGACAGTACTAGAACATGCAATCCATGTTATAACCAATTGTAACGTGTTAGTGCGGGTGAACCTCAGATAAGATTTATAGCAGTGTTCTTGTtgctgtgtgtctatataaCACGGTGGCTTAACTCCGGGTTAGGGCCGCCCGATAAAGATTTCGCAACACGTCTAGCAAGGCAAACAGGAGAGCGAGCTCCAGTGACATGTTTACATTGGCAGCGTGAGATACACGCGTTATGTTTCGTTATGATTTATTCCTCTGAGCAAGAGGTCCCGCTAACCCTTTTAGCCGATTTCTTGGTAGGTCGGTTTAGTTTGACGCAGGCTGTGTGCCAAATGATAATATAAACATTCAGTTGGCCTTTCGAAAAGTGATGAACACATTGCACAtctgaaagtaaaaaaaatatgtatttcaagGTTGGTATAATTAAATAGCAAGTGTAACTTACTCAGGCCTTTTGACTTTAACTTTCATATTATGTTGGAAATACCCATAGAGGAGTTAAGGGTCCCAGAATATAGTCTACCCTACACACCAGGGGTTTTCACCAGAATGAACAATTGTTCATGTAATGTCTTGCTCCATCTCTCCGGCTGAACTATGAATCTCTGTATTTCTTGCCCAGCCTTTAGTTGAAGACCTGGTTGCCTGGCAGTACTGAAGCTGTTTGTACCATGGCACACTTTGACACAGAATATCAGCGCTTGGAGGCTTCCTACAGCGATTCTCCACCAGGAGAGGAAAACCTGCTGGTGCATGTACCCGAGGGAGCCAAGTGTAAGATGCACACACGCGCAGTATATCACAATAgctcacacatgacacacatatCACCTACACCTGTACTcacaaatatgcacacacacatgtttatttCCATACACACAGAACCTACCCCGTACACATGACCCGTAAACTAATTGGGATTCTGTTGTTGTTATTTTCAGCCCAATGGCACCACATAGAGAACCTGGACCTTTTCTTTCAGAGGATATCCTTTTCCAACTACTCATGTTTTCACTCTGGGTTTTCACTCCAGTCCTGTCACCCCTGGAGTGAATAGTATTATTCATAGAATATATCATGCCAAATACTAACGTTAGTTTTTCTATTAATTAACTGTGTACGTAGAAATGAATCATTCTTAACCATCTGGACCAGGCTCAATCTCTTATAAATGGATCTAGATTTCAGTTTCTAAATTTGCCCTTGACCTCCTGCACGTCTATAATCTGCACCAGAAGAATGGCTTCACCTGCATGCTTCTGGGAGAGATTTTCGAGCTGGTGTAAGTGCTCCTCTCGCACAGAGAGAATGTCTTCAGAATCGCACGTTTCCAACAGCCCAACAACCCAGTGAATAGGTTGCGTGGAAAGTTAGGGTTTGATctttctcacctcctccccctctctctgtgtgccgtTCCCACCCATAGCCAGCTGCTGTTCGTCGTGGGGTTCACTGTCTTCCTGGCTAACTGCGTGGACTACGATATCCTATTCGCTAACAAGTTCGTCAACCACACAGACTCTTCTAAAGTCACCCTGCCTGACGCCTTCCTACCGGTTGATGTCTGCAGTGCCTGGTAAGACCCAGACACGTGTGACCATCGCCACTTACGACATGCCCCATTTGCAtatggctttggataaaagggtcAGCTCAAGAATTGCAATGTATAAACACTTCCCGAGTGTCCCCAAGGAGTGCTTTGTCAAGCTTATTCAATCGCACAGATCTTAATGGTGACAGTAGACTCTTGGTCTCCCCCAGTATCCGTGACAACGCTCTGGTGATGTTCGTGCTGGTGATTTCCGGCGTGTTCTGGCTGCATCGCCTCGTCAAGTTCATCTACAACGTGTGCTGTTACTGGGAGATCCGCTCCTTCTACACCAGCGCTCTCAAGATGACCATGGTGGGAGAAAACGTCTGGCGGACACACGAAAGCATCATCTATCTGACCCTTTCTCTTCCACCCCCGGCTCCTGTGTTGGTTTTCACCCCCTCCTGTCTGTcgtcccccccctgcccctggccCTGTAGGCGGAGCTGCCCTACGTCACCTGGCAGGAGGTGCAGGCCCGCATCGTGGAGATCCAGAAGGAACACCAGATCTGCATTcacaagaaggagctgagtgaaCTGGACATCTACCACCGCATCCTCCGCTTCAAAAACtacatggtttgtgtgtgtgtatgtgaaattgtgtgtgagagaaagagagagagatggagaccctAACTCGACCCACCTACTCGTTCCGTATCCCCCCCAGGTTGCCATGGTGAATAagtccctcctccctgtgcGTTTCTGCCCTCCCCTGCTGGGGGACTGTGTGTTCTACACCCGCGGCCTCAAGTACAACTTTGAGCTCATCTTCTTCTGGgggccaggtctgtgtgtgtgtgtgtgtgtgtctgtgtctttttctttcttgctttctcttgtGACAGTGTGCATATTTAGGAAATTAGAAATAATAGAAGTCAacatatttaccccccccctcctcttctgtccCAGGGTCTCTGTTTGAGAATGAGTGGAGTCTGAAGCCAGAGTATAAGAGAGGGGGGAACCGGTTAgagctggcagacagactggcatcCCGCATACTGTGGATTGGCATCACCAACCTGCTGTTGTGCCCAGTCATACTGGTGTGGCAGATCCTGTATGCCTTCTTCAGTTATACAGAggtacactctctccctcctagcTTTCactcactctttgtctctctctcatctctgtctctctcatctctgtctctctctctcaactctgtctctctctcatctctctctctctctctctctctctctctctctctctctctctctctctctcacagacacacctggcGTTACCGTCAGTCCTACTGAATgaaacacccctctctctgcttgtctgtgtTCAGGTGATCAAGCGTGAGCCTGGCTCCCTGGGGGCCCGGTGCTGGTCCCTGTACGGCCGCTGTTACCTGCGCCACTTCAACGAGCTGGACCACGAGCTCATGTCAAGGCTCAGTAAGGGCTACAAGGTACAGACGCCTTCTCCCCCACGCCCACATGaagacctctctgtctctacagaTACCATTCCATCACCAAGGCCTGACTATTTATTGTTAAATATTATCTTAAAGCTTTTTAGTatttagtaaaaaaaagaaagtataTTATACTATTATAATTTGTGTAATAAGCTGTAGTTTGAATATAAAGGTctatcttcctctgtctctctcccctctctctccatccggtCTTTGTTCCAGCCCTCCTCTAAGTACATgaactgcttcctgtctccacTGCTGACGGTGGTGGCCAAGAACGTGGCGTTCTTCGCCGGTTCCCTCCTGGCGGTCCTCATCGCCCTCACCATCTACGACGAGGACGTCCTCGCTGTGGAACACGTGCTGTCGTCCATCACGCTGCTCGGAGTGTGTATCAcagtctgcaggtgtgtgtgactgtgtggctGAGGTTAAATCTGTTTATGTTGGAAGCTCCTCAAATCGTTTTTCTCACATTCACAACAAACCCACCCGCTCTCTTTCCCCGCTCATTTCCCCTCTTGCACTACTGTACGTTGTGTATTTCGTTTGTATATTTGAATTTAGTATATTGCATATTTTGTTGCTGCTACTGTAACAGTGCATCTTTGCCTCAAGGGATCAATAATGTTCTACTCTACAATGTCCTcgcttctcctccccctgtctttctctccctggttTCCCAGGTCCTTCATCCCTGACAAGCACCTGGTGTTCTGTCCTGAGCAGCTTCTGAGGGTGATCCTGGCTCACATCCACTACATGCCGGACCACTGGCAGGGCAACGCCCACCGCTACGAGACCCGCGACCAGTTCTCCCAGCTCTTCCAGTACAAGGCGGTGAGTTCCAACTGGGGCAGCAAACTGGCACAGATCTAGAAGATTTTAGAACTGGCTGATTTCATAACACGCTGTCCTTGATAACCTGGACCATGAAccacccttgtgtgtgtgtgtgtgtgtgtgcgtgcaggcgtTCATCCTGGAGGAGCTGATCAGCCCCCTGGTCACCCCCTTCATCCTCATCTTCTCCCTGAGAAGGAAGTCCCTGGAGATCATCGACTTCTTCAGGAACTTCAccgtggaggtggtgggggtgggggacacCTGCTCCTTCGCCCAGATGGACATCAGGCAGCACGGCCACCCAGCGgtttgtaacacacacacacacacacacacatgttcatatATGGAAATCAATTGCAGAATCACGGATGGACCATTTGTATGCACTGACTCCCCATAtcactcacctccctctctccccttctccattACCCTCCTAcccatccccatctcccccccttgCCTGCTCCGAtatcccccctctgtccctctcccatgGCCCTCCTCCAGTGGATGTCAGCGGGCCAGACCGAGGCGTCCATCTACCAGCAAGCGGAGGACGGGAAGACGGAGCTCTCCCTGATGCACTTTGCCATCACCAACCCCCAGTGGCAGCCCCCCCAGGAGACCAcccacttcatcagccagctgaAGGAGAGGGTGCAGAGGGAGGCCACCGCCGCCTCGGACACGCACGCCCTCGCCTCGCTGTCCGAGTCCGAGGTAATGGGCGCACACACCTCCCTGTCGGAAGTATGGAAatacacgcgcgcgcacgcgcacgtgcggtgaatatacacacacacatcctcacctcGCCGTCAGGACCAATCTTGCATTCCAACAacaatctttctctttttccctctccctccttctcttagCCGAGGAGTCTGGTGGCCAACCTCTTGGCGGGCCCCCCCACGCTGGCCTCTCTTCATTTGGGGCGGGACGGGGCGGTCGGCATGAGCGACGGGGCGTCGGCCTtgcgctccctctctccaataAGCAGCAGCATTCACTTGAGGGGCAGCTTCAGCTCAGCTCACAGGCCGGCCGGACACGCCTCTACGACGAGCCGGCCAATGACAGGATCCGGGTAGGAGAAGACTCCGCCTCCCACGCTTGACCCACTTGCTGTCTTTTcgccgtctctctgtctgtgttgctctctATCACTGATGACCACTGAGAAATGATTGACTGactttccccctcttccttctcctcgctccctctcctctcaggacGGACGCTCGGACTGTCAGCTCCAGCAGCAGTGCGTGGGAAGGTCAGCTGACCAGTCTGGTCCTATCAGAGTACGCCTCCACCGAGATGAGCATCCACGCCCTCTATATGCACGAGGTGAGAGCCAGTGAAGGGGTTCATCCGTACCACAAGTACGACATGTACACAAGTAGCCATGATTGCAGTTGAGCCTCTCTTACTCTGTCAAATCTTCCTCTTTCCCCcattctcctttttctctctctctatctctatctctctctccagatccaCAAGCAGCAGTCTCGGGGCGAGCTGTCTCGTCACACCTGGCACAGAGAGGACAGCGATGACAGCAGTGACCCTGATGAGGGGACAGCGGGGGGGGCCAACCCTAGAGCCTTCCCCCGCTcacacaccttcccctcctcgGCCCCCAGTCCCAGCCGGATCCCCGGGCCCAACTCGGCGCCGGGCTCAGCCCACGGCAGCACGGACCCCGTCCAGGAGGGGTCCGTGCAGAGCGGCGGACAGCGGAACTACGGAGGAACAACGGGTGAGCCCATCCATCAGACCAGGCTCTGATCTCAGATAAATTGTTTGGAGAGTGGGCAGCACTTGATTTCCACCACAATGCAGATTACTGATAATCCCCCCTCCTACAGAGTCTGTGGGCACGGTGGGCAGGGTGGTGAGGTCAGCACGGGGGGTGCCCATGGGAGGGTgggcagaggaggggcaggCTGCCCGGTTTCACGGCCCGGTACCTGAGGAGGGCTCGGAAGACGACATGCCCCCGCAAATACACAAGGTAGCTCATAACATCACATCtattcatttaacagatgcttttatcaaAGGTTTTCTCCAAAacgacactcaaacacacacacaacctgattaTGTAAATCTAGGTTATGACTAAGGTTTTGTacttgtgtgtttgagacaggTGACTTATTCCTGCTTTTTTTTGTCACCACAGGTGGTCTAACTAACTCCAGTTTGTGAAGAGAATCCAtaccacaaacagacacacacacacacacacagacacacacttcccccaCTCCCTGCTGAAATTAGATCCCAGACTCAACATTGACCACTGACAGTCACCAACAGCTCTTTGGTGGAGTAGCATGTTCTGCTACTTCGACACCCCCACATCCAATGGGTCAGTCAGTCTTTAAAAACAAATTTAAAGCATCCACATGTAAATCAAGTTTAGTAAACTAATTCAAAGTTGAAATCAAGACAGATGTAACCTACACTTACTTTTAATTTGTTGAATTTCCCCCTCCTGTTGCTTGTATTTATTGCACATCCAGGTAAAGAGAATGTTCTCATGTAAAGGGATTGACAGAGGAGTAACCTTCACCTGAAGCACGGTTATGTTTGCACTTGTAGATTAGAACTTTTATTTAAGGAATCGGTTTTTGATGCTTCGGCTCTGCCCGCTTCCATGCAGCATGTAAATAAATACTTATAATCTTATGGACACCGCAATCATTCAATCTTGATCTTCATACTGGGATGTTGGAGCATTAGAAATACAATGCCATGTAGACATTGCAGATATACACATCAGCAAGCACATGTGACTGTAACATAGGAGACATTTcaaggctttgtgtgtgttgatccaATTTTCCTCTATCAATgaaattgtgtgtttttttgtttagttttaggAGAAAAGACCGTTTGAATATATCGACATCAACCTCAGTGCCATGCAACAATATGCCATTAAGCACAAGATCATGAACCCCTCGCCGTTGATGATTTTGAATATGAACTGTTTGAATTGCAGTGGGAGATCAAACCATCACTGTCACCATCCTATAAAGCAGTCCCAGTTCACAATAAATTGTCAAGTTCACCTCGGCATGCTATCTCTGTCCCACAGGTTTTCTCCAAATCCTATGAAGAAAATGCACTTTAGTTAATGGTATGTTGATTCCAAAGGATGTCTCAGTTTGTAATGTTGGTGTGAGTTTCTCATTATGGGGAGGTGACAGGAGAATAGTTCAAGAAAAGAGTATGTTTCTGTTGTTTTGATTGCTAATAAGAAAAGCACAGATTAGATGTGGCAGACAATGTCCCTGATTAGACTACTACAGAAAGCAGTACCAAGTTTAAGGTGAGGTGAATTAATGCTTGCTGCAGAGGATTTTCTGTTTTATATGTCCTTTAAATGAATTTTGTACAGTTGTAAATTCatcaataaaatgtatttaatatgtgatgTGTTTTCTGTTGAATTATCACGTGTAATCCGTTTGCTCAATAGTGACCCTTGAAGGATGGAATCAGTAATGCGTGAAACAAGATTCCAAGAGGCTATTGATGCCTCTGATGTGATCTGAAACACCGACTGTAATATATTCACTGTCAACTGTGCTTCTGTATTGTTTAATTTTATCGAATGGCAAGCATTGAATACATTTTGGTCACAGGCATTGTGACTGCACGTGATGCTATGCTTCGCTAAACTGACTTCGTCTCAGGCAGTATACTCTGATAATCTCGTTCCCATGCTGCCTCGCTGACCAGTTAACCCGATAAATTGTATCAATGGATAACTTACAGTTGACGTTGTAGGATATTAATAGGTAGACTATAAAATAGCTTTTTCCAATTTATGTTCACATCGTATATATATAGTTTAGGTTCCTCGTACGAAttcagagcccggatagctcagtcggtagagcatcagacttttaatctgagggtccagggttcaagtccctgttcgggcggtaGTATTTTCTTCAGGCGTGGTGTTTCTGTTGCGAGTATTAATGTATCGTGATAGGCTCAAATGGGTCTGAAAGCCAAAATCTTACCTTTACCAAAAATGAACAtcaaatatttataaataacttTGTAGCAGTCGTGCAGTCAAAAACTTTATTAGGCGTTTATGACGATTAACAGATACAGTAAGCATATTCAGTTTTCTAAACGTATCACAATAAAGTAGTGCAAAGCTCTTACGCCATAGGTTTTTATGGATTGTTATGGATTTGTATACATTATCATTCATTATGAATCATTTGGTCTTTCAACCAGCAATTCAAACACCTTAAAAACCAaaatacaacaaacacaaaaaaagctTGAAGCTTTGCAGCTTCAAAGCTATTAGTTATTTTAGTTTCTAGTACAGAAGGGCTGCTCAAAGTTTCTGAATAGATGTTTATCACAGGGAAGTGGAAATAACTTAAATTTTGGTGTGTAACTATTAACACCTCTCCTCAGCACACAATGTGGGTCTCTGGTACTAACGGTATCCCTCCATACCCATCCTGAAAGACAGTAACAAACAGGTAAGAATGAGAAGGAGACAATGCAGATAAAGAGGTGTGTGACACTGCTGTGCCTGTGTTAGACTTGCGTATTCAGTGGTGGTAGTGTGACAGGGCCAGTCACGTGCTGTATGGACGGCAGGTGTGCCCCTCCATACGCTGTTGGGACTGGTGGCATCATGGAGGGCCACATTGGGTAGCCAATCGGAGGCTGCTGTTGTGCAGTAGGGGCGGAGccgtagtggtggtggtggtggatggcACTGCCCTTCgacttgacctctgacctcacaaGGATGGGGTTACTGAGGTAACTGTCCTAAGAGTGAAGAAATAATTAATAatgtgtacatactgtacatgctagtgtgtgtgtgtgcgggggggacaGACCTGTCCTTGGTGGGGAGTATGAGGGACCTGATGACCTGCACCCCCAGGCGAGGACATGGCCAAGGGAGGAATGGCTTTCAACATCATGTTCTGCATGATGATCTGGTGCATCTGAGCATTCTGCATCAGCATCATTTCCACCATGtctgatgaacacacacatacccagttAGGTTTTGCTTAAGCCGATATGGGCAGAAATACAATATCTATACATTGAAACATAGGACAGGTTCAATTGAACATTCATAggtatgtgtgcacgtgtgtctgcCACACCCTCTTTGATGCTGCCAGACCGAGGCGCAGGGTAGGCCTGAGGGGGCGGGATCTGGGCTATAAGTGGCTGTTGCTGTGGTAACTGCTGTATGATGGTGGTGGGCTGCTGGGGAATCTGCAGAGAGAAATAAGTTAATagcatccacctctctctcttttgcttacACAGAGACAAGATCAGACACGAGAAAAGATAACAcgttatcagagagagagagagagagacagactgagaggttggcaggaaggaggaagaggaagaggttaCATCATTTGTAGAGTGTCCACTGTTTACTTA
The Osmerus mordax isolate fOsmMor3 chromosome 9, fOsmMor3.pri, whole genome shotgun sequence genome window above contains:
- the zgc:112416 gene encoding uncharacterized protein C21orf58, with protein sequence MADPMVDQITRLKLKLLEKRLENERDNREGRAESALSTRSFDGQADAMHSALRRKKDLLQRLREQHMLEDLSRPHTWGGTRRHYRSDPFLAAPPPQPPAPIHIYQPAPAPPTVQALPPPPPQPPRIIQQTIPQQPTTIIQQLPQQQPLIAQIPPPQAYPAPRSGSIKEDMVEMMLMQNAQMHQIIMQNMMLKAIPPLAMSSPGGAGHQVPHTPHQGQDSYLSNPILVRSEVKSKGSAIHHHHHYGSAPTAQQQPPIGYPMWPSMMPPVPTAYGGAHLPSIQHVTGPVTLPPLNTQV
- the atg9a gene encoding autophagy-related protein 9A; its protein translation is MAHFDTEYQRLEASYSDSPPGEENLLVHVPEGAKSQWHHIENLDLFFQRVYNLHQKNGFTCMLLGEIFELVQLLFVVGFTVFLANCVDYDILFANKFVNHTDSSKVTLPDAFLPVDVCSACIRDNALVMFVLVISGVFWLHRLVKFIYNVCCYWEIRSFYTSALKMTMAELPYVTWQEVQARIVEIQKEHQICIHKKELSELDIYHRILRFKNYMVAMVNKSLLPVRFCPPLLGDCVFYTRGLKYNFELIFFWGPGSLFENEWSLKPEYKRGGNRLELADRLASRILWIGITNLLLCPVILVWQILYAFFSYTEVIKREPGSLGARCWSLYGRCYLRHFNELDHELMSRLSKGYKPSSKYMNCFLSPLLTVVAKNVAFFAGSLLAVLIALTIYDEDVLAVEHVLSSITLLGVCITVCRSFIPDKHLVFCPEQLLRVILAHIHYMPDHWQGNAHRYETRDQFSQLFQYKAAFILEELISPLVTPFILIFSLRRKSLEIIDFFRNFTVEVVGVGDTCSFAQMDIRQHGHPAWMSAGQTEASIYQQAEDGKTELSLMHFAITNPQWQPPQETTHFISQLKERVQREATAASDTHALASLSESEPRSLVANLLAGPPTLASLHLGRDGAVGMSDGASALRSLSPISSSIHLRGSFSSAHRPAGHASTTSRPMTGSGTDARTVSSSSSAWEGQLTSLVLSEYASTEMSIHALYMHEIHKQQSRGELSRHTWHREDSDDSSDPDEGTAGGANPRAFPRSHTFPSSAPSPSRIPGPNSAPGSAHGSTDPVQEGSVQSGGQRNYGGTTESVGTVGRVVRSARGVPMGGWAEEGQAARFHGPVPEEGSEDDMPPQIHKVV